The DNA sequence CATTTTCATTTAGAATCATACGTTATCAATTAGAAAAATCTCAAAATTCAACAAAAAGGCTCCCCTCTAAAGTGAAGGGAGCCTTTCTCATCACGAAGCCAGCGTTCGCGACTGTGAAGCAGGCTGCTTTTTAGGTATCTTATTTACTTCGTCCAGTTTCCTTTTCAATAAGTCTCTCCAAAGCAGCTTTTTCTTCGTTCTTTTCCTTTTGTTTCCTTTCATGCAAAACACTCCTTTCTGTGTTTTGACACGTCTAAGAATCTTTATAGGAAAGATCAGGAAGCAGGCTCTTTATCCGAACCGGGTTCCTTCTCTCTGTCCTCATCATAAATTAAGGCTTTGCCTACTTCCTCGTAGGATTTACCATACAGTTCTTTATCTTTATAGGTGTGTATGGTTTCGTACGTGTGGCACATTTTCCGATAAATACTTTCTTCCGGTTCATTTTCCGGGGACCAGTAGAGAATTTCCATTTCATTTACTTCTCCAGTATCAAGAGAGCGGCGGGTATAGCCTATTGACTGTGCATGTTTAAACCCTTCGCGGCGATAAAAGCGCTGCCGCTTTTCTGTATCAGTATCTTCGTAATCCACCGGTTCAACTTCCAATATAATTGGCTTATCCCGTTCTTTAAGTTTATTGAGCATTTTTTTGCCTATTCCTTTACCTCTTGCCTCTTTTGAAACAAATAGATAATCAATAAAAGAAAAATCATCCATTTCTACATACATCATAACATGGTATTCGTCTTCGCTTTTTTTATAAATATGATTTTTGTCGCTCAACAGCAGTTCAATGTGTTCCCTCGACTTCATTTCTTCGTCAGGAAAATATTTTTTAAGTTTTTCATACCAATGCATCGTGTTTCCCCCTCAATTCCGTGCTTCTATCTCTATTATAATCAATTTTACATATCTGGCAAACAGTCTTAAGCGCGTTTTATGACGATTTTATCGCTTATGAGTGCTTTTGGCCCTATATCACCTTCAACAGAGGAATCATTTCTCTAACATTCTCTCTTTATAAAGCTTCCTCAAAACTACTGTGAAGTTTTTACGTTTACTTCACATCTGCAAGTGGAAAAATTCCTTTATCCATTTATTTTTCTAAAAGCTACCTTGAAAATAAAGTATTGAATCGATGAACGTGCGCTTTCGTTTCCATGGGGACGCTTTCCGGGCGGGCCATGTGTCCTCCAGCTTACGATAAAAAGCCAGAGAAGGTACCAAGGTAAAAACCAGTGCCAAGGCGATTTTTCAAGTCGCCTGCGGAAAAAGAAAGCAGGAAGATCCTCCCGGACGACAGGGAAGCCGCATGCTTTCTCCGCGGCAGGCGGAAGAGCCGCAGGCAATCCAATAACAACACGGAGCTTTAACAGAGCCTCTCTAAAAAGAATCTCTTGACTTATGCCTGAAATTTGAGTATCATAGAAAAAATATACCTAAAAGGAGGCGATCGCTGTGAATCGTGTGACTCTACTTGATATATTCCATCATCCTGTAGCGCAAAAATATGTGAAACGAGCAGGTCTTGCTCATGCTATTTCATGCGCCTATCGTGCGTATCGCTTCGCTGTCGAAAAAAATGTGGATCCCGATCTTGCCTGTAAAGCTGCATTTCTTCACGACGTCGGTCACTATACATGGTACCGCAACGGTGAATGGGATTATGATATGTATAAAGAGAACGATATCCATGCTATTAAAGGAGCCGAGCGTGCCCATAAGCTGCTCATCCGGCTTGGAGAAGACAGAGTGAGTGCAAAGCAGATTTCTTTAGCTGTCCTGCTGCATACTGATTCTTTTCTTCCTGATAATAATATCACCCGCGAAGCACTTCAGGAAGTTGTCGCTTTAGCAGATGAGGAAGATGAAGAGCCGGGAGGTATGCATCATTACCGCCATATTACCGATGCACGGGCTGAAAAACTTCTATCACTTCTCGATCAAAGGATTGAAGCTTACCATATGAAAGGCCAGGCAACAGCTTCATTTTAGCGTTGCCTTTTTATATGCTTAAATGATATAGTTTTGTTAATCGTAAAAAGGGGAGTAGCGACCACTATGTGGTTCTTGAATCGTCATTACAGTTTTCTTACCAGAGAAAGCTCGGTTCCTGAAGCTTTGCCGGCGCAAAGTACGCAAGACCTTTTTATGCAGCGGATCCGCATGCATAAAAAGGTCTTTTTTGTATGCAGTGCGGCCGCCATCAGGAAAGGGTGAGAGAATTGATCATTACTTTTTTTATTGTTGCAGCTCTTGTGACGGTAATTGCCGCAGTAAAGCTTTCGACTTATGCTGATGTTATTGGTGAGAGAACTTCACTCGGCGGATTGATCGTCGGCACTTTTCTGCTTGCAGGTGCTACTTCCCTTCCGGAAGTAACAACAAGTCTCACTGCAGTATTTGTAGGCAACCCAGATATTGCTGTAAGCAATGTCTTTGGGAGCAATCTATTCAATATATTTATTCTCGCTTTGATGGATGCTGTATACAGGCGCCGGCAGATAATGCAGAGTGCAGATCCCTCCCAGCTGAAAACTGCTTTTTTAAGCCTTGCACTGACTGCTTTAATGCTTACCGCTATTTTAATTCCTACAGGCATTGTTATTTTAGGCGCTGGTCTCGAAATGTATGTGCTAGTCCTTCTTTATGCAGCAGGGATGTATTACTTAACGAAAACAAACCGCGGAGAAGCTCCAGCTGCTGAAACAGATTATAATATGCACGCTGTTTCTCTGCGGCATGCCAAAATAGGATTTGCTGCAGCGGCAGTCATTGTTTTTTTCTCCGGTTCCATCCTTTCGATTACCGGAGATCAAATTGCCGCTTCAACGGGCATAAGTTCCAGTTTTATCGGTACTTTCTTTATCGCTGGAGCAACTTCACTCCCGGAGCTTGTAACAGTACTAGTTGCCATACAGCTTGCTAATTATAATCTTGCTATAGGCAATATTTTAGGATCGAATGTTTTCAACATTCTTATACTTGTAATTATTGATGCAGCTTTTCGAGGAGGAGCCGTGCTGGCTGCTGTGCATCCGGTGACCATTGTTACAGCTTCTGCAGTGCTGTTGTTAAATTTAATTGTCATCGGAGCAATTATAGCCGTACGCAGGAAAACTTTTCCCCGTTTGTATGCACTTCCTTCGCTGCTCGTACTCCTTACCTATTTCTTTTGCAGCTATGTTATCTTCGCCTACAGCAGCTGATTGTTTATCGTAAAACCTTTTTTGAATGCACCTGCACGACTTTAATCTTTTACTCTTTTATCAACGCCAGACTTAAAAATGCTTCATCTAAAAGAAGACCCTCCAAAATTTTGGAAGGTCTTCTTTTATAGAGCGGCTCAAAATGCGCAATGGAACTCTTATATAAGAATGTTCAATAAGTGGTCCTTTTCAGACGTACACTTTCCCAGGGGCTCATCTTCAGCTGAATGCTGCGAAGAAAACCTTCGCAGCAATGAATCTTCAGACTGTGCTAATCCTCTAAAAGCCGCCGCCTTTCACTACGGTCATTCAAAGATATGAACTTAAGTGTACAATTCACTTAAAATATTCATCTTTTTATTCTGGGACAGGCAATTATGAAATTCATCCTTCTGAATAGTTTTTGTTATATTTTTATAACGGGCATCAAATCAGGCTCTGCTTTGAGAGAGTTTATCGATAATGGCAGCAATTGCTCCATCACCTGTAACATTGGCACCTGTGCCGAAACTGTCCTGAGCAAAATAAAGAGCGATCATCATCCCCATTGCTGCTTCTGAAAATCCGAGCATCGAAGTCAGAACACCCAAGGCAGCAAATATTGCACCTCCTGGAACCCCGGGAGCCGCTACCATGATTACTCCAAGCGCTAGAATAACAGGAAGCATTGTAAAGAATCCAGGGACTGTATAGCCGTCCAAAACGGTCATTACAGCTACAGCGCAGCTGATAATTGTAATGACACTGCCTGATAAGTGTATAGTAGCCCCCAGCGGAATCGAGAAATCAGCTATTTCCTCCCGAATATTATTCCGCTTCGTCTGTCTCAGAGTAACTGGAATCGTAGCAGCTGAACTCATCGTACCAAGCGCGGTAAAATAAGCTGGAAGCATCGTTTTTATCATCGTGAAAGGGTTTTTCCCATTAAGAATTCCTGCGACAGTATACTGGATTGTCAGCCAGACCCAGTGGGAGCCTATAGCCACGGCCAGTACAATTCCAAACACTTGAAGAGTTTCCAGGACCGTCCCTTCTGCAGCCATATCTACAAATATACCTGCTATGTAAAACGGAAGAATTGGAATGACAGCTTTGTAGATAATCATCTCAATAATGTTTTTCCCTTCATCAAATACCTTTTTTAATCCGTCGGACTTAAGAGCAGCAATCCCAATACCGAATATAAAAGCCAGAATAAGAGCCGGCAGAATCTCCATAAATGGAGTTAATTCAAAAGTGAAATATGACTCAGGAGCAACACCTTCTTCCGGAGCGGTCTGATTGCTTGTAACAAATGGCATAATAAATACAGCAATAAAAAAGGCACCGATTCCCGCAAGTACCGTTGAAGTATAGGCAATCCCAACTGTCGCCCCTACAAGTTTTGAAGAGCCCCGGCCCATGCTTGCAATTCCTGAAGCGATAAAAAAGAGAATGATTAATGGAATAACAAAGTTGATCCACTGCCCGAACACTTCAGTAAACGTAACAAGCGCCCTTATAAGTGGTTCGACGCCTGACAAGCCGATTAAAATACCGGTGATAATACCAGCAAGCAGTTTTAAAATTAATTTCATTGTCTTTCCCTCCTGCACTGTTTATTTGAGATGAACAAATGTTTTTATCACAAAGTCCATACTGCCTAACTGGAATTATAAATTCAAGATCGTTGGAAATAGTCATAATTATAAGTTTATTGGATGATTGCATTTCCTTGTGCTTACAGCTATAATAGCAAGGTATAATCAACGCTATGATAAAGAGTAGTACTTTTCCAAAAACATGTTCAGAGAGTCTGCGGCCGGTGTAAGCAGACCATGTCGGAAAGGGAATGGACTTTGGAGCTGGAGTGCTGAACTGTCAGTAGGCCTCCCGGGTATCTCTCCCGATATCAAAGAGATTCTTTTCTGTTTCACAAGGAAAAGAACAGAGAGATTTTCTTCTTTTAAGAAAATTAATAAGGGTGGCACCGCGGTCCATTCGTCCCTGATCAGGGGATGGATGGGCTTTTTTGTATTGGTTTCTTTTAAAGCAGCTCTTCATAGTCAAAGGAAAAAAATATCCGGCAGTAATGCAGCCGGAAAAATCATTGAATATGAAAGGAAGATCACTTATGAAAACTATTTTCTCAGGTATTCAGCCAAGCGGTACATTAACACTCGGTAATTATTTAGGAGCTATGAAAAATTTTGTCGAAATGCAGGAGGATTACCACTGCTACTTCTGTATCGTTGATCAGCATGCCATCACAGTTCCTCAGGACAGGCTGCAGCTGCGTAAAAATATAAAAAGTCTTGCGGCATTGTATCTTGCCTCTGGTATATCCCAGGAAAAGTCCACGCTTTTCATTCAATCAGAAGTACCAGCACACGCACAGCTTGGATGGATGATGCAGTGTGTCAGCTATATCGGTGAACTGGAGAGAATGACTCAATTTAAAGATAAATCAGGAGGCAGTGAGGCGGTATCCTCCGCGCTGTTAACTTACCCGCCACTTATGGCCGCGGATATTCTTCTTTACGGAACAGATATTGTCCCTGTAGGGGAAGATCAGAAACAGCATCTGGAATTGACAAGGGATCTCGCTCACCGATTTAACACACGTTACAATGATATTTTCACTATTCCAGAAGTACGCATTCCTAAAGTCGGCGCAAGAATTATGTCGCTGAACGATCCTTCGAAAAAAATGAGTAAATCCAATCCAAAAGCAAAAAGCTATATATCAATGCTTGATGACGAATCTGTTATTATGAAGAAGATGAAAAGTGCAGTAACAGATTCTGATGGTGAAGTCCGCTATGATCCTGACAATAAACCCGGCCTCGCTAATCTGTTGACTATTTACTCATTATGTTCAGGGGAATCAATTGAAACGCTCGAAAAGAAATATGCTTCAAGCGGTTACGGGCCTTTTAAAGAAGATACTGCTCATGCAGTTATTAAAGTGCTCAAACCCATTCAGGACAGGTACGAGGAACTGATGAAATCAGAAGAGCTGGATCTTATTCTCGACCAGGGTGCCCTCCAGGCAGACCGGGATGCGAAAAAAATGCTGATAAAAGCTGAAAGAGCTATGGGGCTTGGGAGAAGCCGGCGCTGACTGAAAAAGAAAAGCTTTTAGATTTCTTTGAAAGTCCTCTCGATCTCCCCTATACTCTGGTATAATCATCTTAGTTGAGGTGAATATAATGACTGCCAGAAAATATAGAGCTCCACGGTGGATGAGAATCTTAGCAGGTTTCATTCTGATATCAACGTTATCGGTTGTTGTTATCGCCAGCTGGGCCGTCAGCGGCTTTCATGATTCAAGAGAAGAATCAATGAAAAACATCGAACAACAGGGCCTGCAGGCTGCGCAGGATAATGGAGCTTTCGAGCCTCCCGAGGATGATGCGTCTATAGAACATATTAATGTCCTTCTAGTCGGTACAGACAGTGAAGACGGTGTTTCCCGCTCTGATACAATTATGATCGGCAGATACGACGCAGACTCCGGTGAAGTAAAACTGGCTTCACTCATGCGTGATACATATGTCGACATCCCAGGTCACGGGAGAAATAAAATAAATGCGGCTTTTTCTTTAGGTGGCCTTGCACTGCTACGCGATACGATCGAGACTAACTTTGAATTTCCCCTTCAGTATTACGCTATGGTTAATTTCGATGGTTTTACTTCTATTGTTGATACACTCGCCCCGGATGGAATTGAAATTGAAGTTGCCAGCAGCATGCACTACGAAGACAGGGCCGGCAATCTCGAAATTAATTTTGAAGAAGGTCTCAATGTAATGGACGGAAACCAGGCTTTGAAATATGTTCGTTTCAGAAGCGACGGCCAAAACGACTTCGGCCGGGTAGCAAGACAGCAGAAAATGCTGAAAGTACTTCAGAATGAGCTGCTAAGTGTTTCCGGAGCCACCAGAATACCTCGTATTCTCGGGGCCGTTGAACCTTATATCCAGACGAATCTCGACCAGGATAAACTATTTACGTACGGAAGGAATTTTTTCATCCAAAACGATGAAGCATCTGTCAAAACGATTACAATTCCCGAGCAGGGCGGCTATAGTCAGGATTATTCCGAGCATGCAGGCCAGGTTCTTATTCCTGATCTGGCAGCAAATATTGAGGTGTTAAAAACCTTCTTTGGGGAGGAGTCTTTTACTATGGAAGACGGTACTGCTAAGTCCTCTGCTCCTTAAAATATGAGGTCCTGTTGATTTTTATAGCAAACCTCGCTGCAGGCGCCTCTCCTTAAATCCTCATTTTACTTTTAAGGAGGCAAAAACGAAAAAAACGTACCTCTGTTCGAAGTAAAACAAAAGAGAAAGCCCCGGTGAAGCAGTGCTCCACCGGGGCTTTCTCTTATTTTGTGAATTTTTTAAAAAGCAGGGAAACGTTATGACCTCCGAAACCAAGTGAATTACTCATCACAATATTTAATTCTTTATGACGGGCTTCATTTGGTACGATGTCAAGATCACATTCCGGGTCTTCATTTTCATAGTTAATCGTCGGAGGAATGATTCCTTCCTGAATCGCTTTAACAGAAAAAATTGCTTCTATCGCACCAGCTGCACCAAGTAGGTGCCCTGTCATAGATTTCGTAGAACTCATAGGCAGTTTGTAGGCATAATCTCCAAACACTGTTTTGACGGCAGTGGTTTCATACTGGTCATTATATTCCGTACTGGTTCCGTGAGCATTTATATATCCAACGTCTTCAGGAGCAACACCGGCCTGCTCAAGTGCCTGCTGCATCGAGCGCGCTGCCCCTTCTCCTCCCGGTGCAGGGGCTGTCACATGGTAGGCATCCCCAGTTGCTCCGTAACCTATAATTTCCGCATAAATTTCAGCACCGCGTTTTTCAGCTGATTCGAGGGATTCGAGAATTAATATACCTGTACCTTCACCCATAACAAATCCATCACGCTCTTTATCGAAAGGACGGCTCGCCTTGGAAGGATCCGGGTTCGTTGATAGTGCTCTCGCCGAACAAAAGCCCGCAAATGACATTTCTGTAAGCGGAGCTTCTGCTCCCCCGGTAATCATCGCGTCGGCATCGCCGCGTTCAATCGTCCGGTAAGCATCTCCAATAGAATTTGCCCCGGAAGCACAGGCAGTAACGGAACAGGAATTAATACCTTTCGCTCCAAGAGCAATCGAAACCTGGCCGGCTGCCATATCCGGGATCAGCATCGGCACAAAGAATGGAGAAACTCTTCGGTAGCCGCGTTTTTCATACATCCGGAACTGTTTCTCGTACGTTTCCATGCCTCCGATACCAGAGCCGATCCACACTCCAACCCTCTCTGCATTGGTCTTATTTATCGTTAAACCTGCATCTTTGACAGCCATATGAGCTCCTGCAACCGCAAACTGTGTAAAACGATCCATTTTTCGAGCTTCTTTCGGATCCATAAAATCTGCTACTTTAAATTCATCAGATTCTGCGGCAACTTTGGCCGGGAAATCTGCGTCTTCATACCGGTTAAATTCCGCTATTCCGGACCGCCCCTCCTTAATGCCTGCCCATGTTGTATCGACATCATTTCCAAGCGGGGTTACCGCTCCATACCCTGTAATTACTACTCTATTTTTTGTCATAATGTATGTTAGACTCCTTTCCTTATTTTCCCCATACGAGTGCCATAGAGCCCCATACAAGACCTGCTCCGAAGCCTACAAGCACTACTACGTCGCCTTCTTTAATCTTACCTCGATCAAGTTCATACTTCAATGAGAGTGGAACAGAGGCCGAGGAAGTATTGCCGTAATATTCCACAGTTTTAGACATCTTTTCTTCCGGAAGTTCCAACCGCTGTCTTGCTGCTTCCATGATCCGGATGTTTGCCTGATGAGGGATGAGAAAATCAACATCCTCCTTCGTTAAGCCTGCCTTTTCTACAGCATTCAGGCAGGATTCACCCATTTGACGAACAGCAAATTTGAATACTTCACGGCCGTTCATAAAGATATAATCGTTCATGCGGATGTGAGCCCCTCCGCTTCCATCTGCTCCAAGCTCAAAAGATAATATACCACGATCTTCGGCCACTGGTCCAAGAACCGTCGCACCTGACCCATCTCCGAAAAGAACCGCTGTGTTCCTGTCTTCCCAATTTACAGTCTGGGAAAGTCTCTCCGTTCCGATTACAAGTACATGCTTGTAAGTTCCGTTCTCAATAAATTGTTTACCTGTAACGAGCCCGTAAATATAGCCGGCACAGGCCGCACCAATATCCATGGCAGCAGCATTTACAGCTCCAAGCTGATACTGAAGCATTGATGATACAGAAGGAAAATCCTGGTCGGGAGTAACCGTTGCCACGATAATCATATCAAGCTCTTCCGGGGATATCCCCGCATTATCTATCGCTTCTTTGGCTGCATTAAAACTCATATGCGAAGTTAATATATCATCAGAAGCAATCCGGCGCTCCCTGATTCCAGTTCTTGTACGAATCCATTCATCTGATGTATCCATTCTTTTTTCTAAATCATGATTGGTTACTACTGTTTCAGGGACATACGTGCCCATTCCCCAAATTCCGACGCGCATGACGTCTCCTCCTCTTTAAATCGGTTTATACGTATCATTATGACCTAGTACTAAATAAATTGCAAGCTGTGGATACACCGTACGAAAGCCTATCTCATGCGGTTTTCAATACTATGTTCCTTTAAACTAAAGGCATATATTTTTGAAAATGTGAATAAAAGAACTCTTATAAATTTCCAGTTCAAAAATATTTTGAATTATTTATTTCATTTTTATAAATATACGGTTTAAATAATTCATTTTTGTGATACGATATTATTAGACATTATTTTACGGAGGGTATATTGACTATGACAAAAACAAAGTCCGCCGCTTTTTCTGACAAAATTAAAACGTCCCGGCTGATGCACGAGGAAGCATCCGAAGTTATTCCAGGTGGGGTAACAGCAAATATCAAATACTTTGCTCCCCACCCCATCGTGATGGAAGAAGGTCATGGAAGTAAGCTGTATGATGTGGATGGCAATGAATACATCGATTATTTAATGTGCTATGGAGCTTTGATGACAGGCCATGGCCATCCTGAAGTATTTTCAGCCGTTACAGAGCAGATGTATTCAAAAGGAACGACTATTTTCGGTACTCCTCATAAACTGGAGGTTGATCTTGCTAAAAAGCTCGTCTCTCTCTATCCTGGTATCGATCAGGTTAGGTACTGCAATTCCGGAATGGAAGCAACCCTCCTTGCAGTCAGGCTTGCTTCTGCCTATACCGGTAAAAAGAAACTGGCTAAGTTTGAAGGTCACTACCATGGAGGGTATGATCAGGTCCTTCTGAGTGTAAACCCGGAAGAAAGTAAAGCCGGCTCCTCCAGCTCCCCCACCCCGGTTCCTGAATCGAGCGGCATGTCTGACTATCACACCGAACATACAATTATGCTGCCATTTAACGACATCGAATCATGCGAAAAAATTCTCAGGACTCATGCTGATGACATTTCAGCTTTGATTATGGAACCCGTACAGGGCGGATTTATTCCTGCAGAAAAGGAATTTATAACAAAACTTCGTGCCCTGACGCATGAACTAGGTATTCTGCTTATATTTGATGAAGTGAAAACCGGATTTCGTCTGGCTCTTGGGGGTGCACAGGAAATGTATGGGATTCTTCCCGACTTGACGACACTTGGAAAAGTTCTGGGAGGTGGTTTTCCAGTCGGAGCTCTTGGAGGCCGGCGTGATATTATGGAACTCTGTTCCCCTGCTGCAAGTAAAGATATATTAACCGCCGGAGACGATAACCAGAATAAACGGGAAGCTTTTTTCCACAGCGGGACATATAACGGTCATCCAACTACACTTGCTGCTGGTCTTGCCACCATTCACTTACTCGAGAAACATCATAATCTGGATAAAACTTTTCAAAAAACAGAGTATTTAAAAAAAGAACTTGAGAAAATGTACTACTCCGCCGGCATTCCTATGACGGCTATGGGGGAAGGGACTATCTTCAATATCGTTGTTACAGATAAGCCGATTAAAAATCTACGCCAAATGAATCAGTCCAATACAGAACTTCGTAAAGCAATTGATTATGAACTGCTTGATCTCGGAATATATTCGAAACCACTGAACCGCTATTCCGTCTCAACTGCTCATGACGAAAAGGACCTCGATAAAACGCTTCAGGCTCATTACGACGCTTTACAACGCGTGACAAATTAAACGGTACTTCAAAAGGTTTTGTCGAATTGGTAATATAAGATGAACTTAATTTTGAGTCCGCTGCTGTAACGAGCCGCTTTCGTTTCCATGTGATTGCAGGGCAGTCCGATGCGAAGCTTTCTGCGTTTATAAACCCCAGCCTTTAAAATCACTTAAAAAAGATATTAATTTTGTGTCGATCCCCCCCTATTATAAAAAAACTGCACAAAAAAGGAGCTGTCTCTGATTTCACGAGACAGCTCCTTTTCTATTTTACTGTGTTTTCTTTTTTCCTTCTTTGATCCAGTTAATCAAGCCGCCTTCCAGCAGGATCTCCACCTGTCTTTTAGAAAGAGCATGCTGAAGGTCGATTCTTTTATCTTTCCCCTCTACTTCGCAGAAAACGTCTTCCCCTTTCTGAAGGGAAGATTTAATGTCTTTTACGTGCAGAACATCTCCTATTTCAAGTTCTTCATAATCCGTTTCGTTTTTAAACGTAAGCGGAAGGACACCGAAGTTAATGAGATTCTGCCAGTGGATGCGGGCAAAATCTTTTACAACAACAAGGCGTAGTCCAAGATAGCGGGGTGCAAGCGCTGCATGTTCCCGGCTCGATCCCTGTCCGTAATTGGATCCGCCGATGACTGCGTGCCCTTTTTCAAAATCCATTTCCTTCGTACGTTCATAATACGTATCGTCCAGCATCTCAAAGGTAAATTTACTTATCTCCGGAAGGTTGCTTCGGAATGGGAGCACCCGCGAGCCTCCGGCCAGTATATCGTCAGTGGAAACATTATCTCCAAGTTTTAAAATAACCGGGACTTTGATTTCATCCGGCAGCTTTTCCATCTCCGGTATTGCTGCAATATTCGGTCCCCGCTGCAGTTCGATTTTTTTAGCTTCTTCCAGAGGCAGGGGTTCTTCGAGTAGTTTAAAATCAAGATTCGGATGATCTGGATCTTTAACGTCCGGATATTCCATCTCCAGTGTACGTGGATCGGTGATTTTTCCCGTTAGTGCTGAAGCTGCAGCTGTTTCCGGGCTGCATAGAAAAACACTGTCCTCCTTCGTTCCGGAACGGCCCGGAAAGTTCCTCGGAGTCGTACGCAGACTATTTCTGCCAGTTGCCGGGGCCTGCCCCATACCAATACATCCATTACAGCCTGCCTGGTGAAGCCTTCCACCGGCTGACAGCAGACTGGCAACATGTCCATCTTTTACGAGGTCTGTGAGCATCTGTCTTGATGTTGGATTAATATCGAAAGAAAGTCCTTCTGAAACAGCTTTTCCTTTAACTATTTCTGCGGCAATTGCAAAGTCACGGTACCCTGGATTAGCTGAGGATCCAATGTAGGACTGATAAATTTCTTCTCCCGCAACTTCTGCAACGGGAACGACATTTCCGGGGCTGGAAGGTTTGGCAATCATTGGTTCCAGTGAAGAGAGATCTA is a window from the Alkalicoccus halolimnae genome containing:
- a CDS encoding sodium:calcium antiporter; amino-acid sequence: MIITFFIVAALVTVIAAVKLSTYADVIGERTSLGGLIVGTFLLAGATSLPEVTTSLTAVFVGNPDIAVSNVFGSNLFNIFILALMDAVYRRRQIMQSADPSQLKTAFLSLALTALMLTAILIPTGIVILGAGLEMYVLVLLYAAGMYYLTKTNRGEAPAAETDYNMHAVSLRHAKIGFAAAAVIVFFSGSILSITGDQIAASTGISSSFIGTFFIAGATSLPELVTVLVAIQLANYNLAIGNILGSNVFNILILVIIDAAFRGGAVLAAVHPVTIVTASAVLLLNLIVIGAIIAVRRKTFPRLYALPSLLVLLTYFFCSYVIFAYSS
- a CDS encoding LCP family protein, which gives rise to MRILAGFILISTLSVVVIASWAVSGFHDSREESMKNIEQQGLQAAQDNGAFEPPEDDASIEHINVLLVGTDSEDGVSRSDTIMIGRYDADSGEVKLASLMRDTYVDIPGHGRNKINAAFSLGGLALLRDTIETNFEFPLQYYAMVNFDGFTSIVDTLAPDGIEIEVASSMHYEDRAGNLEINFEEGLNVMDGNQALKYVRFRSDGQNDFGRVARQQKMLKVLQNELLSVSGATRIPRILGAVEPYIQTNLDQDKLFTYGRNFFIQNDEASVKTITIPEQGGYSQDYSEHAGQVLIPDLAANIEVLKTFFGEESFTMEDGTAKSSAP
- the trpS gene encoding tryptophan--tRNA ligase, producing MKTIFSGIQPSGTLTLGNYLGAMKNFVEMQEDYHCYFCIVDQHAITVPQDRLQLRKNIKSLAALYLASGISQEKSTLFIQSEVPAHAQLGWMMQCVSYIGELERMTQFKDKSGGSEAVSSALLTYPPLMAADILLYGTDIVPVGEDQKQHLELTRDLAHRFNTRYNDIFTIPEVRIPKVGARIMSLNDPSKKMSKSNPKAKSYISMLDDESVIMKKMKSAVTDSDGEVRYDPDNKPGLANLLTIYSLCSGESIETLEKKYASSGYGPFKEDTAHAVIKVLKPIQDRYEELMKSEELDLILDQGALQADRDAKKMLIKAERAMGLGRSRR
- a CDS encoding HD domain-containing protein yields the protein MNRVTLLDIFHHPVAQKYVKRAGLAHAISCAYRAYRFAVEKNVDPDLACKAAFLHDVGHYTWYRNGEWDYDMYKENDIHAIKGAERAHKLLIRLGEDRVSAKQISLAVLLHTDSFLPDNNITREALQEVVALADEEDEEPGGMHHYRHITDARAEKLLSLLDQRIEAYHMKGQATASF
- the fabF gene encoding beta-ketoacyl-ACP synthase II, whose translation is MTKNRVVITGYGAVTPLGNDVDTTWAGIKEGRSGIAEFNRYEDADFPAKVAAESDEFKVADFMDPKEARKMDRFTQFAVAGAHMAVKDAGLTINKTNAERVGVWIGSGIGGMETYEKQFRMYEKRGYRRVSPFFVPMLIPDMAAGQVSIALGAKGINSCSVTACASGANSIGDAYRTIERGDADAMITGGAEAPLTEMSFAGFCSARALSTNPDPSKASRPFDKERDGFVMGEGTGILILESLESAEKRGAEIYAEIIGYGATGDAYHVTAPAPGGEGAARSMQQALEQAGVAPEDVGYINAHGTSTEYNDQYETTAVKTVFGDYAYKLPMSSTKSMTGHLLGAAGAIEAIFSVKAIQEGIIPPTINYENEDPECDLDIVPNEARHKELNIVMSNSLGFGGHNVSLLFKKFTK
- a CDS encoding beta-ketoacyl-ACP synthase III codes for the protein MRVGIWGMGTYVPETVVTNHDLEKRMDTSDEWIRTRTGIRERRIASDDILTSHMSFNAAKEAIDNAGISPEELDMIIVATVTPDQDFPSVSSMLQYQLGAVNAAAMDIGAACAGYIYGLVTGKQFIENGTYKHVLVIGTERLSQTVNWEDRNTAVLFGDGSGATVLGPVAEDRGILSFELGADGSGGAHIRMNDYIFMNGREVFKFAVRQMGESCLNAVEKAGLTKEDVDFLIPHQANIRIMEAARQRLELPEEKMSKTVEYYGNTSSASVPLSLKYELDRGKIKEGDVVVLVGFGAGLVWGSMALVWGK
- a CDS encoding dicarboxylate/amino acid:cation symporter encodes the protein MKLILKLLAGIITGILIGLSGVEPLIRALVTFTEVFGQWINFVIPLIILFFIASGIASMGRGSSKLVGATVGIAYTSTVLAGIGAFFIAVFIMPFVTSNQTAPEEGVAPESYFTFELTPFMEILPALILAFIFGIGIAALKSDGLKKVFDEGKNIIEMIIYKAVIPILPFYIAGIFVDMAAEGTVLETLQVFGIVLAVAIGSHWVWLTIQYTVAGILNGKNPFTMIKTMLPAYFTALGTMSSAATIPVTLRQTKRNNIREEIADFSIPLGATIHLSGSVITIISCAVAVMTVLDGYTVPGFFTMLPVILALGVIMVAAPGVPGGAIFAALGVLTSMLGFSEAAMGMMIALYFAQDSFGTGANVTGDGAIAAIIDKLSQSRA
- a CDS encoding GNAT family N-acetyltransferase gives rise to the protein MHWYEKLKKYFPDEEMKSREHIELLLSDKNHIYKKSEDEYHVMMYVEMDDFSFIDYLFVSKEARGKGIGKKMLNKLKERDKPIILEVEPVDYEDTDTEKRQRFYRREGFKHAQSIGYTRRSLDTGEVNEMEILYWSPENEPEESIYRKMCHTYETIHTYKDKELYGKSYEEVGKALIYDEDREKEPGSDKEPAS